From one Lolium rigidum isolate FL_2022 chromosome 4, APGP_CSIRO_Lrig_0.1, whole genome shotgun sequence genomic stretch:
- the LOC124708721 gene encoding mitogen-activated protein kinase 14 isoform X3: MDFFTEYGEGNRYKIEEVIGKGSYGVVCSALDTHTGEKVAIKKINDIFEHVSDATRILREIKLLRLLRHPDIVEIKHILLPPSRREFKDIYVVFELMESDLHQVIKANDDLTPEHYQFFLYQLLRGLKYIHTANVFHRDLKPKNILANADCKLKICDFGLARVAISDTPTAIFWTDYIATRWYRAPELCGSFFSKYTPAIDIWSIGCIFAELLTGKPLFPGKNVVHQLDIITDLLGTPSPETIARIRNEKARRYLSSMRRKKPIPFTQKFPNADPFALNLLERMLAFDPKDRPSAEEALADLYFKNIASVDREPSAQPITKLEFEFERRRITKDDIRELIYREILEYHPNMLREFLEGAEPTGFMYPSAVDHFKKQFTFLEEHYAKGSTAAPPDRQHTSLPRPSVIYSDNRPQGAANITDDLSRCIIRDNAQKTQKDPSVGASRFPQAAAAAAARPGKVVGSVLRNGNCSTSGTDQYEQRRVARSPGIGPNGVPSGSSYPRRNNTCKSETGEPERINVSQAGPPKPYAGNKLPATVDGRNGHW, translated from the exons ATGGATTTTTTCACCGAGTATGGTGAGGGAAACCGGTACAAGATAGAGGAAGTTATAGGAAAAGGGAGTTATGGTGTGGTCTGCTCTGCTCTGGATACACACACGGGCGAGAAAGTTGCTATCAAGAAGATAAACGACATCTTTGAACACGTGTCTGACGCGACACGGATACTTCGCGAGATCAAGTTGCTTAGGCTCCTCAGACATCCGGATATTGTGGAGATAAAACACATTCTGCTTCCTCCGTCAAGGAGGGAGTTCAAGGACATATATGTTGTTTTTGAACTCATGGAGTCTGATTTGCACCAAGTGATAAAGGCTAATGATGACTTGACTCCAGAGCATTATCAGTTCTTCTTGTATCAGTTGCTCAGAGGATTGAAGTACATACATACAG CAAATGTATTTCATCGAGATCTCAAACCAAAGAATATCTTGGCGAATGCTGATTGTAAGCTCAAAATATGTGATTTTGGCCTTGCAAGGGTAGCTATAAGTGATACTCCAACAGCCATCTTTTGGACG GATTATATTGCGACAAGGTGGTACCGAGCACCTGAACTGTGTGGATCTTTCTTCTCAAAG TACACACCAGCAATAGATATATGGAGCATTGGCTGTATATTTGCAGAACTTCTAACAGGAAAACCTCTTTTCCCTGGGAAAAATGTGGTGCATCAACTGGATATAATTACAGATCTCTTGGGAACGCCTTCTCCAGAAACAATAGCTAGG ATTCGAAATGAGAAGGCCAGGCGCTACCTGAGCAGTATGAGGCGGAAAAAGCCTATACCATTCACGCAGAAATTTCCGAATGCAGATCCATTTGCACTAAATTTGTTAGAGAGAATGCTAGCATTTGATCCAAAGGACCGGCCAAGTGCTGAAGAG GCTCTTGCTGATCTTTATTTCAAGAACATAGCTAGTGTGGACAGAGAGCCTTCTGCACAGCCCATTACTAAGCTCGAATTTGAGTTTGAGAGGAGGAGAATTACGAAGGACGACATAAGAGAACTAATATACAGAGAAATTCTGGAATATCATCCAAACATGCTGAGGGAATTCCTTGAGGGTGCTGAGCCAACTGGCTTCATGTACCCAAG TGCAGTAGATCATTTTAAAAAGCAGTTCACATTCCTTGAAGAGCATTATGCGAAGGGATCAACAGCTGCACCGCCTGACAGGCAACATACTTCGCTACCAAG GCCGAGTGTTATCTATTCTGATAACCGGCCACAAGGTGCAGCAAACATCACtgatgatctttccaggtgcataATCAGAGATAATGCACAAAAAACACAGAAAGATCCTTCAGTTGGTGCAAGCCGATTTCCTCAAG ctgctgctgctgctgctgcaaggCCTGGTAAAGTGGTTGGTTCTGTGCTTCGTAACGGTAACTGTTCAACATCTGGTACCGATCAATATGAACAGCGAAGGGTTGCCAGAAGCCCAGGAATTGGTCCGAACGGTGTTCCTTCGGGCAGCTCATACCCAAGAAGGAACAACACCTGCAAGAGCGAAACAGGTGAACCTGAAAGGATCAACGTGAGCCAAGCTGGGCCACCAAAGCCATATGCAGGAAACAAACTACCTGCTACTGTCGATGGCCGCAACGGGCACTGGTAG
- the LOC124708721 gene encoding mitogen-activated protein kinase 14 isoform X2 — MDFFTEYGEGNRYKIEEVIGKGSYGVVCSALDTHTGEKVAIKKINDIFEHVSDATRILREIKLLRLLRHPDIVEIKHILLPPSRREFKDIYVVFELMESDLHQVIKANDDLTPEHYQFFLYQLLRGLKYIHTANVFHRDLKPKNILANADCKLKICDFGLARVAISDTPTAIFWTDYIATRWYRAPELCGSFFSKYTPAIDIWSIGCIFAELLTGKPLFPGKNVVHQLDIITDLLGTPSPETIARIRNEKARRYLSSMRRKKPIPFTQKFPNADPFALNLLERMLAFDPKDRPSAEEALADLYFKNIASVDREPSAQPITKLEFEFERRRITKDDIRELIYREILEYHPNMLREFLEGAEPTGFMYPSAVDHFKKQFTFLEEHYAKGSTAAPPDRQHTSLPRPSVIYSDNRPQGAANITDDLSRCIIRDNAQKTQKDPSVGASRFPQAAAAARPGKVVGSVLRNGNCSTSGTDQYEQRRVARSPGIGPNGVPSGSSYPRRNNTCKSETGEPERINVSQAGPPKPYAGNKLPATVDGRNGHW; from the exons ATGGATTTTTTCACCGAGTATGGTGAGGGAAACCGGTACAAGATAGAGGAAGTTATAGGAAAAGGGAGTTATGGTGTGGTCTGCTCTGCTCTGGATACACACACGGGCGAGAAAGTTGCTATCAAGAAGATAAACGACATCTTTGAACACGTGTCTGACGCGACACGGATACTTCGCGAGATCAAGTTGCTTAGGCTCCTCAGACATCCGGATATTGTGGAGATAAAACACATTCTGCTTCCTCCGTCAAGGAGGGAGTTCAAGGACATATATGTTGTTTTTGAACTCATGGAGTCTGATTTGCACCAAGTGATAAAGGCTAATGATGACTTGACTCCAGAGCATTATCAGTTCTTCTTGTATCAGTTGCTCAGAGGATTGAAGTACATACATACAG CAAATGTATTTCATCGAGATCTCAAACCAAAGAATATCTTGGCGAATGCTGATTGTAAGCTCAAAATATGTGATTTTGGCCTTGCAAGGGTAGCTATAAGTGATACTCCAACAGCCATCTTTTGGACG GATTATATTGCGACAAGGTGGTACCGAGCACCTGAACTGTGTGGATCTTTCTTCTCAAAG TACACACCAGCAATAGATATATGGAGCATTGGCTGTATATTTGCAGAACTTCTAACAGGAAAACCTCTTTTCCCTGGGAAAAATGTGGTGCATCAACTGGATATAATTACAGATCTCTTGGGAACGCCTTCTCCAGAAACAATAGCTAGG ATTCGAAATGAGAAGGCCAGGCGCTACCTGAGCAGTATGAGGCGGAAAAAGCCTATACCATTCACGCAGAAATTTCCGAATGCAGATCCATTTGCACTAAATTTGTTAGAGAGAATGCTAGCATTTGATCCAAAGGACCGGCCAAGTGCTGAAGAG GCTCTTGCTGATCTTTATTTCAAGAACATAGCTAGTGTGGACAGAGAGCCTTCTGCACAGCCCATTACTAAGCTCGAATTTGAGTTTGAGAGGAGGAGAATTACGAAGGACGACATAAGAGAACTAATATACAGAGAAATTCTGGAATATCATCCAAACATGCTGAGGGAATTCCTTGAGGGTGCTGAGCCAACTGGCTTCATGTACCCAAG TGCAGTAGATCATTTTAAAAAGCAGTTCACATTCCTTGAAGAGCATTATGCGAAGGGATCAACAGCTGCACCGCCTGACAGGCAACATACTTCGCTACCAAG GCCGAGTGTTATCTATTCTGATAACCGGCCACAAGGTGCAGCAAACATCACtgatgatctttccaggtgcataATCAGAGATAATGCACAAAAAACACAGAAAGATCCTTCAGTTGGTGCAAGCCGATTTCCTCAAG ctgctgctgctgcaaggCCTGGTAAAGTGGTTGGTTCTGTGCTTCGTAACGGTAACTGTTCAACATCTGGTACCGATCAATATGAACAGCGAAGGGTTGCCAGAAGCCCAGGAATTGGTCCGAACGGTGTTCCTTCGGGCAGCTCATACCCAAGAAGGAACAACACCTGCAAGAGCGAAACAGGTGAACCTGAAAGGATCAACGTGAGCCAAGCTGGGCCACCAAAGCCATATGCAGGAAACAAACTACCTGCTACTGTCGATGGCCGCAACGGGCACTGGTAG
- the LOC124708721 gene encoding mitogen-activated protein kinase 14 isoform X1, with protein sequence MDFFTEYGEGNRYKIEEVIGKGSYGVVCSALDTHTGEKVAIKKINDIFEHVSDATRILREIKLLRLLRHPDIVEIKHILLPPSRREFKDIYVVFELMESDLHQVIKANDDLTPEHYQFFLYQLLRGLKYIHTANVFHRDLKPKNILANADCKLKICDFGLARVAISDTPTAIFWTDYIATRWYRAPELCGSFFSKYTPAIDIWSIGCIFAELLTGKPLFPGKNVVHQLDIITDLLGTPSPETIARIRNEKARRYLSSMRRKKPIPFTQKFPNADPFALNLLERMLAFDPKDRPSAEEALADLYFKNIASVDREPSAQPITKLEFEFERRRITKDDIRELIYREILEYHPNMLREFLEGAEPTGFMYPSAVDHFKKQFTFLEEHYAKGSTAAPPDRQHTSLPRPSVIYSDNRPQGAANITDDLSRCIIRDNAQKTQKDPSVGASRFPQAAAAAARPGKVVGSVLRNGNCSTSGTDQYEQRRVARSPGIGPNGVPSGSSYPRRNNTCKSETGEPERINVSQAGPPKPYAGNKLPATVDGRNGHW encoded by the exons ATGGATTTTTTCACCGAGTATGGTGAGGGAAACCGGTACAAGATAGAGGAAGTTATAGGAAAAGGGAGTTATGGTGTGGTCTGCTCTGCTCTGGATACACACACGGGCGAGAAAGTTGCTATCAAGAAGATAAACGACATCTTTGAACACGTGTCTGACGCGACACGGATACTTCGCGAGATCAAGTTGCTTAGGCTCCTCAGACATCCGGATATTGTGGAGATAAAACACATTCTGCTTCCTCCGTCAAGGAGGGAGTTCAAGGACATATATGTTGTTTTTGAACTCATGGAGTCTGATTTGCACCAAGTGATAAAGGCTAATGATGACTTGACTCCAGAGCATTATCAGTTCTTCTTGTATCAGTTGCTCAGAGGATTGAAGTACATACATACAG CAAATGTATTTCATCGAGATCTCAAACCAAAGAATATCTTGGCGAATGCTGATTGTAAGCTCAAAATATGTGATTTTGGCCTTGCAAGGGTAGCTATAAGTGATACTCCAACAGCCATCTTTTGGACG GATTATATTGCGACAAGGTGGTACCGAGCACCTGAACTGTGTGGATCTTTCTTCTCAAAG TACACACCAGCAATAGATATATGGAGCATTGGCTGTATATTTGCAGAACTTCTAACAGGAAAACCTCTTTTCCCTGGGAAAAATGTGGTGCATCAACTGGATATAATTACAGATCTCTTGGGAACGCCTTCTCCAGAAACAATAGCTAGG ATTCGAAATGAGAAGGCCAGGCGCTACCTGAGCAGTATGAGGCGGAAAAAGCCTATACCATTCACGCAGAAATTTCCGAATGCAGATCCATTTGCACTAAATTTGTTAGAGAGAATGCTAGCATTTGATCCAAAGGACCGGCCAAGTGCTGAAGAG GCTCTTGCTGATCTTTATTTCAAGAACATAGCTAGTGTGGACAGAGAGCCTTCTGCACAGCCCATTACTAAGCTCGAATTTGAGTTTGAGAGGAGGAGAATTACGAAGGACGACATAAGAGAACTAATATACAGAGAAATTCTGGAATATCATCCAAACATGCTGAGGGAATTCCTTGAGGGTGCTGAGCCAACTGGCTTCATGTACCCAAG TGCAGTAGATCATTTTAAAAAGCAGTTCACATTCCTTGAAGAGCATTATGCGAAGGGATCAACAGCTGCACCGCCTGACAGGCAACATACTTCGCTACCAAG GCCGAGTGTTATCTATTCTGATAACCGGCCACAAGGTGCAGCAAACATCACtgatgatctttccaggtgcataATCAGAGATAATGCACAAAAAACACAGAAAGATCCTTCAGTTGGTGCAAGCCGATTTCCTCAAG ctgctgctgctgctgcaaggCCTGGTAAAGTGGTTGGTTCTGTGCTTCGTAACGGTAACTGTTCAACATCTGGTACCGATCAATATGAACAGCGAAGGGTTGCCAGAAGCCCAGGAATTGGTCCGAACGGTGTTCCTTCGGGCAGCTCATACCCAAGAAGGAACAACACCTGCAAGAGCGAAACAGGTGAACCTGAAAGGATCAACGTGAGCCAAGCTGGGCCACCAAAGCCATATGCAGGAAACAAACTACCTGCTACTGTCGATGGCCGCAACGGGCACTGGTAG